A single genomic interval of Bacillus smithii harbors:
- the purL gene encoding phosphoribosylformylglycinamidine synthase subunit PurL codes for MLLRTEPKPDEIKENKLYRQMGLSDEEFAQIESILGRLPNYTETGLFSVMWSEHCSYKNSKVVLKKFPTEGEGVLQGPGEGAGIVDIGDGQAVVFKIESHNHPSAIEPYQGAATGVGGIIRDVFSMGARPVALLNSLRFGELKSSRVRYLFQEVVAGIAGYGNCIGIPTVGGEVQFDPSYEGNPLVNAMCVGLIDHQDIQKGQAVGVGNSVMYVGAKTGRDGIHGATFASEELSEQSEEKRPAVQVGDPFMEKLLLEACLELVKSDALVGIQDMGAAGLTSSAAEMASKAGSGIEMNLDLVPQRETGMTSYEMMLSESQERMLIVVKKGREEEVVSLFQKYGLEAVVVGKVTDDSMLRLTHRGEVVAEVPVDALAENAPVYHKPSKEPDYFREFQQIDAPAPEVKDFKETLIKLLSQPTIASKEWVYQQYDYQVQTNTVVAPGSDAAVIRIRGTKKALAMTTDCNSRYLYLDPETGGKIAVAEAARNIVCAGGKPLAITDCLNFGNPEKPEIFWQLEKAVDGMSEACKTLQTPVIGGNVSLYNETNGTAIYPTPVVGMVGLIEDVAHITKQTFEQAGDYIYVVGKANNDFGGSELQKMLEGRIFGKAPEIDLAVERKRQQAILQAIKRKTVQSAHDISEGGLAVALSECLFGTGLGADIKIEGEAVCELFSETQSRYVLSVKPEHRSLFETIVTDAVCVGRVVDEPLLTIRSAENESILQAQVSELEQAWKGAIPCLLK; via the coding sequence ATGCTACTACGCACTGAACCAAAACCGGATGAGATAAAAGAAAATAAATTGTATCGGCAAATGGGTCTTAGTGACGAAGAATTTGCGCAAATTGAATCGATTTTGGGAAGGCTTCCCAACTACACGGAGACCGGTCTTTTTTCTGTCATGTGGTCGGAACACTGCAGCTATAAAAATTCAAAAGTAGTGCTAAAAAAATTCCCCACAGAGGGAGAAGGAGTTTTGCAAGGACCGGGGGAAGGAGCCGGCATTGTCGATATCGGTGATGGCCAGGCAGTCGTTTTTAAAATCGAAAGCCATAACCATCCTTCTGCCATTGAACCGTATCAAGGTGCGGCAACCGGTGTGGGGGGAATTATCCGCGATGTGTTTTCCATGGGGGCAAGGCCGGTAGCTTTGTTGAATTCTTTAAGATTTGGAGAATTGAAGTCTTCCAGAGTCCGATATTTATTTCAAGAAGTAGTGGCAGGCATCGCCGGCTATGGAAATTGCATCGGCATTCCAACGGTTGGGGGCGAGGTGCAATTTGATCCTTCTTATGAAGGGAATCCGCTGGTGAACGCAATGTGTGTCGGCTTGATCGATCATCAAGATATTCAGAAAGGCCAAGCGGTAGGGGTAGGCAATTCCGTCATGTATGTCGGTGCGAAAACAGGTCGCGACGGAATTCACGGAGCCACTTTTGCTTCGGAGGAATTAAGTGAGCAATCTGAAGAAAAGCGCCCGGCTGTTCAAGTGGGGGATCCCTTTATGGAAAAGCTGCTGCTAGAAGCCTGTCTTGAATTGGTGAAATCAGATGCACTTGTCGGAATTCAAGATATGGGAGCAGCCGGATTGACCAGTTCAGCGGCCGAAATGGCAAGCAAAGCCGGATCGGGAATCGAAATGAACCTCGATCTTGTACCTCAACGGGAAACGGGCATGACTTCTTATGAAATGATGCTGTCTGAATCGCAGGAGAGAATGCTGATCGTTGTCAAAAAAGGAAGAGAGGAAGAAGTCGTTTCTCTTTTTCAAAAGTATGGATTGGAAGCAGTCGTCGTCGGAAAAGTAACGGATGATTCCATGTTGAGACTGACTCATCGCGGCGAAGTCGTAGCGGAAGTTCCGGTCGATGCATTGGCGGAAAATGCTCCGGTTTACCATAAACCTTCTAAAGAACCGGACTATTTCCGTGAATTTCAGCAAATCGATGCACCGGCACCTGAAGTGAAAGATTTTAAAGAAACGCTGATCAAACTGCTTTCGCAGCCGACCATTGCGAGCAAAGAATGGGTGTACCAGCAGTATGACTATCAAGTTCAAACGAATACAGTCGTAGCGCCTGGCTCAGATGCGGCGGTCATTCGAATCCGCGGAACGAAAAAAGCGCTGGCGATGACAACAGACTGCAATTCCCGCTATCTCTATCTTGACCCGGAAACAGGAGGAAAAATCGCAGTCGCTGAAGCCGCTCGCAATATTGTTTGCGCAGGCGGTAAACCTCTCGCTATTACGGACTGCTTGAATTTTGGCAACCCGGAAAAGCCGGAAATCTTTTGGCAGCTGGAAAAAGCGGTGGATGGAATGAGCGAAGCCTGTAAGACGCTTCAAACTCCGGTCATCGGCGGGAACGTATCGCTTTACAATGAAACAAACGGCACGGCAATATATCCGACTCCTGTCGTTGGCATGGTTGGACTGATTGAAGACGTGGCTCACATTACTAAACAAACGTTTGAACAAGCGGGCGATTATATTTACGTCGTGGGGAAAGCGAACAACGATTTCGGCGGCAGCGAACTTCAAAAAATGCTGGAAGGTCGTATTTTCGGTAAAGCGCCGGAAATCGATTTAGCGGTAGAGCGAAAAAGGCAGCAAGCTATTCTGCAAGCCATTAAAAGGAAAACCGTACAATCTGCTCATGATATTTCCGAAGGGGGATTGGCTGTCGCGTTGTCAGAGTGTTTGTTTGGCACTGGTTTAGGAGCGGATATAAAAATTGAAGGAGAGGCCGTTTGCGAACTGTTTAGCGAAACGCAATCACGTTATGTGCTATCGGTGAAACCGGAACATCGCAGCCTTTTTGAAACGATTGTGACGGACGCGGTGTGCGTAGGCCGCGTTGTCGACGAACCGCTTTTAACGATTCGATCTGCTGAAAATGAATCGATTTTGCAGGCGCAAGTGAGTGAGCTTGAACAAGCCTGGAAAGGAGCTATCCCATGCTTGCTGAAATAA
- the purQ gene encoding phosphoribosylformylglycinamidine synthase subunit PurQ, with translation MKFAVIVFPGSNCDADMYHAVKDELGEEAEFVWHDADDLSGYDGILLPGGFSYGDYLRSGAIARFSKVMEKVVEAAEEGKPILGVCNGFQILLESGLLPGAMRKNDQLKFICKTVELTVENNETMFTNGYELGETIRIPIAHGEGNYYCDDKTLETLKRNKQIVFTYQNNPNGSVADIAGIINEKGNVLGMMPHPERAVNELLGSSDGLKLFQSIVKQWRESYATTH, from the coding sequence GTGAAATTTGCGGTGATTGTCTTTCCCGGTTCCAATTGCGATGCCGATATGTACCACGCCGTCAAAGATGAATTGGGGGAAGAAGCGGAATTCGTTTGGCACGATGCTGATGATCTGAGCGGATACGACGGTATTTTGCTCCCGGGGGGCTTTTCATACGGCGATTATTTGCGGTCAGGCGCCATTGCCCGCTTTTCTAAAGTGATGGAAAAAGTGGTCGAAGCGGCAGAAGAAGGGAAACCGATTCTTGGCGTTTGCAATGGATTTCAGATTTTGCTGGAATCAGGGCTTTTACCTGGCGCCATGAGAAAAAACGATCAATTAAAGTTTATTTGCAAAACGGTAGAACTGACTGTAGAAAATAATGAAACGATGTTTACAAACGGTTATGAATTAGGGGAGACAATCCGAATCCCTATCGCTCATGGCGAAGGCAACTACTATTGCGATGACAAGACGCTTGAAACGTTAAAGCGTAACAAGCAAATTGTCTTTACGTATCAGAACAATCCGAACGGCTCAGTTGCCGACATTGCCGGGATTATCAATGAAAAAGGGAATGTTCTTGGGATGATGCCGCATCCTGAAAGAGCGGTGAACGAACTGCTGGGCAGCAGTGATGGCCTTAAGCTTTTCCAATCGATTGTCAAACAGTGGAGGGAATCGTATGCTACTACGCACTGA
- the purS gene encoding phosphoribosylformylglycinamidine synthase subunit PurS → MYKVKVFVTLRESVLDPQGGAVQRSLHSLGFGQVEDVRIGKYMELTVKESDQDIDVVVREMCEKLLANPVIEEFRYEIEEGVIQ, encoded by the coding sequence ATGTATAAAGTGAAAGTTTTTGTGACACTCCGTGAAAGCGTATTGGATCCTCAAGGGGGAGCTGTACAGCGTTCCCTTCACAGCCTTGGATTCGGACAGGTGGAGGATGTCCGTATAGGGAAATACATGGAGCTGACTGTGAAGGAGAGCGATCAAGACATCGATGTCGTGGTCAGAGAAATGTGTGAGAAATTATTGGCCAACCCGGTGATAGAGGAATTTCGTTATGAGATAGAGGAGGGTGTCATCCAGTGA
- the purC gene encoding phosphoribosylaminoimidazolesuccinocarboxamide synthase, with product MKKGELLYEGKAKKIYATDQEDILFVEYKDSATAFNGEKKAEIAGKGSLNNQISSFIFTKMKEELDLPTHFIQQVSDHEQLIKRVKIIPLEVVVRNVSAGSMAKRLGIEEGIPLEEPIIEFYLKDDELGDPLIIEDHIRFLKIASSEEMEQIKKMALKVNQFLISLFDSLNIRLIDFKLEFGKDPQGEILLADEISPDTCRLWEKETNRKLDKDVFRRNLGNLIDAYTEVLTRLGGKTHV from the coding sequence TTGAAAAAAGGCGAGCTTTTGTATGAAGGAAAAGCGAAAAAGATTTATGCAACCGACCAAGAAGATATTCTATTCGTGGAATATAAAGATTCCGCGACCGCTTTTAACGGAGAGAAAAAAGCGGAAATTGCCGGAAAAGGAAGCCTCAACAACCAAATTAGCAGTTTTATTTTTACGAAAATGAAAGAAGAGTTGGATCTGCCGACTCATTTTATCCAACAAGTTTCAGATCATGAGCAGCTGATCAAACGAGTGAAGATTATCCCGCTTGAAGTCGTGGTTCGAAACGTTTCTGCAGGAAGCATGGCGAAAAGGCTGGGGATAGAAGAAGGGATCCCGTTAGAAGAGCCTATCATTGAATTCTACTTAAAGGACGACGAACTTGGGGATCCTTTGATCATAGAAGACCATATTCGCTTCTTAAAAATCGCTTCTTCCGAAGAAATGGAACAAATCAAAAAGATGGCGTTGAAAGTCAATCAGTTTTTGATTTCCTTATTTGATTCCTTAAATATTCGTTTGATCGATTTCAAATTGGAATTTGGCAAAGATCCTCAAGGAGAAATTTTGCTTGCGGATGAAATTTCGCCTGATACATGCAGGCTTTGGGAAAAAGAAACGAATCGAAAGCTGGATAAAGACGTGTTTCGCCGCAATCTTGGCAATTTAATCGATGCCTATACCGAAGTGCTTACGAGATTAGGAGGGAAAACACATGTATAA